In Labilibaculum sp. DW002, the genomic window ACAATTAATTATGGAACTGATTTACCTTTGGCTCAAGGCATAAAATTTGATCTTTAGATACAACACACCAAACACTTACTTTTTATTAGGAAAATACCTCGGCACTTGTCGGGGTATTTTTTTGCACATAAAATTGCTTTCAATAAGATCTCAGAATATCCTACACATAATTTTAAAACAATCGATAAATTGTTAATTTTGATCAATCACTATACCATGCAACCGAATTTACCATGCTGAAAAAAATCCTAAGCTCTTTTTTAATCGTATTTCTTCTGGCAATCATTGTTTTAGGCTACTTGTACCTTCAAAAGCAGAAGGTTTACAAAGGTGTTGATCCTTTCTCAGCAATTCCGGTAAACTCAGAAATGATTATTCAATTTGAAAGTTTAGAACAATTAATTTCAAAATTGGAGAACAATACAGGGGTTTGGCAAGAGCTAAGCAAATTTGATGATATTGCTAATATTAACAAGAACCTTCAATTTCTTGATAGTCTGGTAAGCAATTTTAGCTCTGAAGGAGCTTTTTCATTAGATCGATCCTTTACCATGGCAAGTCATCTGCAAGGTAAAAATGAAATCGAATACCTCTACATCCTTCCCATAACGGACTATTTAGAAGAGAAAAAACTTCAGAATTCGATTATCAATTGGGTTGGACTAGAATCACCCGTTAAAGAACGATCTTATCACAACACAACCTTGTTCAGTATTCCTTTAAAAGATCCTAAAGCAAAAGGAATACACTTTGCATTTTCGAAAGGCTTATTTGTTGCCAGTAGATCCATGTTATTGGTAGAAAATTCGCTTCGCCAATTAAGTACCGAGAACTCAATTTCCAAGTCGAAAGGTTTTGAACAAATTAGAAGAACAGTTGGCAAAAATGTTGATGCAAACCTCTTTTTTAACCTAAAAACCTATCCTAAGCAAGTTTCTTTATCCTTAGATAAACAATACAGTAAGTTCATTCGCAATTATACGAATCTGGCAAACTGGACCGAACTAGATCTCAGTTTCAGAAATCGTATCATTCTGCTTAACGGATTTACCTATAGTGATCCTCAGCAAGGCAACCTGATGAATCTTTTTCTTCAACAAGAGCCAGTTAAAATGGAAATGGAATCCATCATTCCATCGAGTACCAGCATTTTAAGTATTTTGGGAATAGATGATGCTCCTTTGCACAAAGGAAAGTATCGTAAGTTTCTCGATCAGATGGGGAAATTGTCTGAATATCAAAAAAACATTAACGAGATTAAAAAGAAAACTGGCGTTGATTACGAAGAGGCTATTTATTCTATACTTCACAAAGAGATTGGACTTGCCTTTTCGGAAGGATTAACCAACAAGCGTTTTACCATTATTAGAACCAAAAGTGCAAGCATTGCAAAGGAAAAGATGCTTAAAATGATTAACGGTTATGCAAAAAAACAACAACGCACATTAGCATATTACAAGCGAACATATCAGCTCGACAAAGAAACTAGTTTCGATATTTTTCGATTACCTGAAGATCGCATTCCAGAAAAGTTATTTGGAAGCTTCTTTACGGATGCCTCATCGTCTTATTTCACCTTTATTGAGAATTACATGATAATGGGCCCGAGCATCGCTTCCTTATCGGAATTCATTCAGGAATCAGTTTTGGGAAAAACGCTTGACACCAACCAAAGCTATCAGGAAAACAAGGAGTATTTATCCAACAAAGCAAACTTCTATTTTTATACCTCAACACCAAAGGCGAATGCTTTTATTTCAAGCTTTTTAAATGCTGATTTACAGAAAGAGATAAAAAACAACAAAGAAAGTGTGAACAAATTTCAGGCAATTGGCTTACAGCTAAGCTCAAATCGAAATTTGATTTACAACAATTTATTTATTGAATACGACCCAGTTCTGGAATTAGCTCCTCAAACCGATTGGGAATCGAGACTAGACACTTGTTTTGCACACAAACCATACCTGGTTCAAAATCATTACACTAAAGAGAATGAAATTCTGGTTCAGGACATAAACAACCAGCTGCATCTTTTGAATCCTTCAGGACGTGTTTTATGGAAAAAAGAACTGGAATCTCAAATTATTGGTAAAGTTCATCAGATCGATTTGTTTAAAAATGGAAAGCTACAATACCTTTTCACAACGAAAAATAGACTTCATTTGGTCGATAGAAATGGAAATAATGTCAATAATTATCCTGTAAAGCTTAAGGCAGAAGCAGTTCGTGGCGTTTCTATTTTCGACTACGATAAAAATAAAAACTACCGCTTTTTTATTCCTTGTAAGGATCGAAAGATATATGCTTATACCAAAGAAGGAAAATCATTAACTGGTTGGAACTCTTCTAAAGCTGAAAATGAAATAACTTGCGAGATTCAACATTTTAGAATTAAGAACAAAGATTACATTGTATACGCTGACAAGTATAGATTCTATATTTTAAACCGTCGTGGTCAAGAGAGAATTAAACCAAAAGTGCAGTTTTCAAAATCAGTAAACAATCCTTTTTATCTTGAAAAAGCAGTTGGTAATATCAGCGACAGACTGGTAACGACGGACAACAATGGAAACATTTATTACTGCTATTTAAATGGTAAAGTTGAAAAGAAATCTTTTACACAACTTTCCGAAGCTCACTTTTTTACTGCGGCCGACCTAAATGCCGATGGCAAAAATGAATACCTTTTTGCAGATTACAACTTCTTGAAGATATTTAATGCAGCTGGGAAGCAAACATTAGATCAAAAATTTGACTCTAACATTAGCTTTAAACCCAATGTTTATCAATTCTCCAGAAGAAATATTGAAATTGGAATTTGTCTAGAAGACGAAAATAAAATATTCCTTATTGATCCAGCTGGAAACAAGCACAAAGGATTTCCCTTAAAAGGGAATACGGAGTTCTCGATTGGATTTTCTAAAACAGGCGATAAATCCTTTAACCTTTATGTTGGAGACAATCGAAACTTCCTTCTAAACTATTCCGTACAATAAGCGCTTTATCAGGAATAACGAGTCATTCATCTATTAAGAAAATCAACTCAATGAAGTCTTTGATTATCTAACCATGTGAAATAAATGCTTGTTATTTAAGATTGTACGATTAGGGTTTGTGCTCCATAAATCGGTACATCTTAAAAAAATGTATATTTAATTAAAACGACTATGATACTTAAATTTAAATCTCTGATCCCTTTTCTTCTTGCCAGTATTTTAGCTTTATCAACCCAATCTTGTTTCGATGGAGACGATTACGATATGGATAAGCTATCTGAACAAGTTGACTGGACTCCGAACATGATTGTCCCTGCTGGTTACGGTACTTATACTTTATGGTATTTATTGAACCAACATGAGGCCGACCCTGCCGATCAAACCATCATGTTAGATGCTGAAGGATTTTTACACATTAAGTATTTGGAAGAAGATATTTTCACTTATAATGTTGCTGATGTTTTGGATTTTCCAGCTCAATCGGCCCTTAACTTATCTTATTCTTTACCAAGTTTTGGTGTTGGAATAGATTACGGATTACTACCTACATTCTCTCCTCAAACCGATCAAATTCAAATTACAACAGGCGGCTCAACAGCTATCACGCTATATGAGTTAGATCTGAATGCGAACCTCAGATTTCTTATCTCGAATCCGTTAAATAAATTTGTAGATCTTTCAGTTTCGATTCCTAACGGAACAGTGGGTGGAGCAGCTATTAATGAAGTATTTAATTTAGATCCCAATCTTCCGAATCAAGAAAAAATATTAAACCTAGCAGATCTAAATTTACTTTTCAATACACCATATACCACCAATAACGATATTGATATTGTTTTCAACATTACTGTTATTGATGATGGTGGATTAGTAACCAGTTCAGGAGATCTTGGAATTAATCTTGAAGTTCAGAATATAGATTTTCAATTGGCGCAAGGCGATTTTGGCAACCAAAGCATTCTTCTTGATGCTGGAAATATTGATATGGATGTTGATTTTTGGGATGATATAGAAGGAGATTATCAATTTGCCAATCCTCAAATATCTCTGCAAATGGAAAATTCGGTTGGTGTTCCTTTTCAAATAAATGCTGACATAATTGGCTACGCATCGGATGGAACTAGTGCTGCATTAAATCCTGATGCATTGCAACCAAACTATCCTAATGCTGTTTCAGCAACTAATCCATTGGCGATTGATGCAATAACAGAAATCATTACCTATGATAAAAACAACTCCGATATTGTTGATCTAATGGCTTTACCTCCATCAGACAGATTAGAGTACATGGGCGATATTACCTTAAATCCTGTAGGTGCAATTGCTCCTACCCCAACAACTCCAAACCTAATTAGTAATAATTCAGCTATTGGTGTTGATATTGAAATTGATATTCCTTTGGATTTTACAGCGAACAAACTAATGCTGAGAGATACAATTGAAGATCTTGACATTAGTGATGCTGATAAAATAATGAATGCAGCTGTAGTTATTGTTACTGAAAATGGATATCCGCTTGACGTAATGATTGATAAAATTTACTTTACGGATGCAGCCTACAATATAATTGATGAAATTACAGACAATGAGGTGATAGATGCAGCTACTGTATTTACCACGGGAGCAAAAATTGGTGAAGTTGATCCTAGTTCTATTAAGGAAGTTGAACATCAAATTAAATTGACTCAAACACAGATCGAAAATCTAAATAAAACCGAAAACCTAATTATTAACGCTAGTGTGAGCACAAGTAATGGTGGAGTTCCCGTTAAATTAAAGGGAGATTATGAATTGAAATTCACCCTCTCTGTTCAGGCACAAATCGACCTTAATAACTAATCGCACTAACCATTACCGACCATGATTAAATCTATTAGTAAAACTATTTTAGCTGGATTATTCTTTTTACTGCTTGCAGTTCCTGCATCGGCACAAAAAATGAACAGCACTTTGTATTTTTTGCAAAATGCTCCTCAAGCAAATCAATTAAATCCAGCGATTCAACCTGAGTGCAAAGTATTTGTTGGCTTTCCAGCATTAAGCTCTGTTTATTTAAATTATAGCAACAGTAGCTTTGGCTACAATGATATTATTACTGATGGAACAGGTATCAGAAAAGATTCTTTGGTAGTTGATGTCAATGGTTTCCACGATGCCTTAAAAACAACCAATTTTATATCAGAACAATTCGAATTGACCCTTTTCGCACTTGGAATTCGTGCTAAAAAGTACTTTTTCACTTTAGACATTATCGAAAAACAAGATACTCGCTTTAGCTTCGACAAAGAAATGATCACTTTTCTAAAAGACGGTAATTACGATTTTAGAGGACGTACTTCCAACTGGGGAGGCCTTGGTTTAGATGCAAGTTATTATCATGAAGTTGCGCTTGGCGTATCTAAACAAGTCAATGATAAATGGACTGTTGGGATCAAGGGGAAAATTCTATTCGGTATTGCCAATCTTCACATGGAAAATTCGGACATGTCCGTTTTCACCTCCGCTACAGGAAATGAGATTGTACTCAAATCAGAGCATCTCCTTCGTGCTTCCATGCCAATTAATCAAATTGGAATCGATTCTGATGGTTTCGTAAATGATGTTGATATTGACGGGAATGATTACGATGCAGATTTCTTCACAAACACAAGTAATAAAGGTTTTGCTGTCGATTTGGGTATGACCTATCAAATGGACGAAAAAACTCGTTTATACGCAAGTATATTAGATATTGGATCTATTAAATGGAAAACAGATGGTCACGAATTTTCTCAAGATGGTTCGTTTACCTGGACAGGTGCAGATTGGTCTCAATCGGGAAATTCAAATGATCCTAACTACGAAGAAATAGAAGATGTTTTCGAAGATTTAAGTGATTCTATTGCTGATCAATTTCGAGTTTCGAACAATATCGATAGTTATTCTGTTGGCTTGCCAACAAAAATCTATTTAGGAGGAACGCATCAACTAAATAAAAAGCTTAATGTTGGTGCATTAAGTCGTACCGAAATATTTAATGGGAAAGTACAATCGGCATTAACTTTTTCGGCAAATGCTCGCTTCTTTAAAAACCTAAGCACATCGCTTAGTTATTCGGTTGTAAACAATTCTTATAATAACATAGGATTCGGCTTATCAACCAAATTAGGTCCAACACAGTTTTATGTTGTTAGCGACAATGTTATGGCTGCAATTAAGCCAAACAGTGCTCATTTGGCAAATATTCGTTTTGGTATCAACTTCCTATTTGGTTGCAGAGACAAAACAATAACAAAGAATTCTTGCTCTTTCGAGGATGAGATTAAAAACGAGAAAAAACGTTTATACAAATAGAAAATATTTTAAGAAACTCCCTATGGGGGTATTTACATTAATTCAAATTCAGGACTGCCTTTCGAGGCAGTCTTTTTTTTGCTTCAATTCGAAATTTTAAACACAAAATTATTTGTAAATCTTGCGTTAGGGATTATAGTGGAAACCCCACAGCGAAGAATGAGTGAGGAGTTGCAACGAAAAGCCCGCCCGAAGGGAACGCCCAAAAGACAATGCCAAAGAACTGCTGAAAAAAAAATGAAATGCTTATATTTGTCCTTCAAAATAAAGTAAGATTATGAAATTTATATTAATTGCAATAGGGGTTTATTTCCTGATCAAATATTTATTTAGAGCTTTTTTTCCAGTTATTGTGAAGAAGACTTTTGATAAAATGCAACAGCAACAACAAAATCAACAACAGCAATACCAACAGAAACCAGAAGGTGAAGTAACTGTTGAAAAACCTTCCGACACAGCGGGAAACCCACACAAAAAAGACATTGGCGACTATGTTGATTTTGAAGAAGTGGATGATTAGTTCATCTTATGACCTCAGTGTTAAGATTACCAATTAACTAGAGCGTTAGTTGGCATTTTTTTGTACTTTTGCTACTTGCTTTATCTTAAAGCTGTTTTATAATGCCTAAGATATCAATACCAAAATTTTTAATAAACCTCAAAATATAAGATTTATGGCTCAGGAAGATGTTTTCAAAAAACTGGTAGCTCATTGTAAAGAATACGGATTCGTATTTCAATCATCAGAAATTTATGATGGTTTATCTGCGGTTTACGATTACGCACAATTGGGTGTTGAACTAAAAAACAACATTAAAAAGTATTGGTGGGATTCAATGGTAAAACTACACGAAAATGTAGTGGGTATTGATACTGCTATTTTTATGCACCCTACCATTTGGAAAGCTTCAGGTCACGTTGATGCTTTTAACGATCCATTGATTGATAATAAGGATTCGAAGAAGCGTTACAGAGCTGATGTTTTGATTGAAGACTTGATGGCTAAGTATGAGGCTAAAATGGATAAGGAAGTTGCTAAAGCGAAGAAAAAGTTTGGCGAGAGTTTCGATGAGGCTCAATTCCGTTCTACAAATCCTCGTGTGTTGGCTAACAAAGCTAAGATGGATGCTGTGCATGCTCGTTTTGTTGAAGCTTTAGATAAAAATGACTTAGAGGAGTTGAAGCAAATTATTATCGATAATGAGATTGCTTGTCCTATTTCAGGAACCAAAAACTGGACTGATGTACGTCAGTTTAACCTGATGTTCTCAACGGATATGGGTTCTACGGCAGATGGATCAAGCAAGATTTACCTTCGTCCGGAAACGGCTCAGGGTATTTTCGTAAACTACCTGAATGTTCAGAAAACAGGTCGTATGAAAATTCCTTTCGGAATTGCTCAGATTGGTAAAGCTTTCCGTAACGAGATTGTTGCTCGTCAGTTTATTTTCCGTATGCGTGAGTTTGAACAGATGGAACTTCAGTTCTTTGTTCGTCCGGGCGACGAAATGAAATGGTTCGATAAGTGGAAAGAGACACGTATGAGCTGGCACAAAGCTTTAGGTTTTGGCGAGGATAAATACCGTTTCCACGATCACGATAAGTTGGCTCACTATGCTAACGCAGCAACTGATGTTGAATTTAAATTCCCATTCGGATTTAAAGAAGTTGAGGGTATTCACTCTCGTACTGACTTCGATTTGAAACAGCATCAGGAGTTCTCTGGTAAGAAAATTCAATATTTCGATCCTGAATTGAATAAGAGCTACGTGCCTTATGTGGTTGAAACATCAATTGGTGTTGACCGTATGTTCCTTCAGATTATGTCTGAGGCATATCAGGAAGAGAAAGTTGAGAAGGAGAATGGTAAAGTTGACGAGCGTGTGGTATTGAAATTGCCACCAGCACTAGCACCGGTTAAATTGTGTGTTATGCCATTGGTTAAGAAAGATGGTTTACCAGAAAAAGCTCGTGAGATTATCAACGATCTTAAGTTCGATTTCAATTGCCAATACGATGAGAAAGACTCTATTGGTAAGCGTTACCGTCGTCAGGATGCTATTGGTACACCTTTCTGTGTAACTTTAGATCACCAGTCGTTGGAAGATAATACGGTTACTATTCGTCACCGCGATACAATGAATCAGGAGCGCGTTGAAATTGCTAAATTGTATGACATCATCGAAAATGAAGTAAGCATGAAAAAATTATTCAAGCAATTGAAATAATATTTTCTTACAGATATACTAATGGCCATTCTCTTGAGGATGGCCTTTTTTTATTATTAGAATTCATGAATTGGTTTTGGGTAGGTATTTTTTAGAATTGTTATCTTTAATCATCCAGAACAAACCCAATCTAATATGGCAAAACTCAAATTCGCAGGCATACAAATCAATACTATTGATGCAAAAACCATTCAAGAACGGGATGCAAATTTAATGCATGCAAGCCAACTGATTAATAAACTTGAAACTGTTGATTTAATTGTACTTCCTGAGCTTTTTACCTGCGGTTATTCCCGTGAATCTTTTACCAATTTGAATATATTGGCCGAGGATGAAAAAGGAAAGAGTTTTGAGGTTTTTTCGAAAATAGCCTTAGAACGAAATTGCTACATCTGTTTTGGTTTCCCCGAAAAAAAAGATGGCAAATATTACATTTCTCAGGCAGTAATTAATCCACTAGGTCAGCTTGATGTTATCTACTCTAAGCAACACATGGCACAGTTTGGCAACTCAATGGAAAAGGAGTTCTTTGAGCGTGGTGATGAAACCATCAGCTTTGAAATCAAAGGAATTAAAATCGGTATCATGATTTGTTACGACATGCGTTTTCCTGAACTAAGTCGAAAAATGGCATTAGAACACGAGATTGATTTCCTACTTCATCCGGTTGCTTTCTCGAAGGACAACAGCTTCCCTAGCTGGCCGCATTTTGTAATCACCAGAGCACTCGAAAATCAAATCTACCTACTTAGTTTAAATCGAGCGGGAGAAGAATATGGAAATTCTCAATTTTGCCCTCCTTGGATCGATTACAACACCTCTCCTACTATTTTAAAGGATAAGGAAGATATTATCATTGGGGAAATAGATACTGATATAATCCACAAAGTACGTGAAGAATATCGCTTTAGAGAAGACAGGAAGAGTAGTTATTAATTAATAATGATAAATTATCAAAGATCTTCTGCTTTTTCACCCCTCCGTCTTCGCTCCACAATATTTTAGGGAACCCCTAAAAAGAGGAAGAAGCTTTTCGAACAACCAATAAATATCTAGTCAACTCTCAATCGTAGCAGAGGATCGGCATGAGCAACGCAAGTGGGGCCCCATAGGTGAAAAAAGCGGAAAATAGAAATGCTGTTGAGAGAGGAACGAACGAAACGATCTATTTCTATTCGCTTTTGAACCGTGATGGGTCACTGAGGTGCTGAGCCGTAGATTTTTGTTACTTTTCATCAATGGAAAAGTAAAAAATAATATTAACTGATGAATTTTACTTTCAATACTATGTCTTCTTAATTTACTCTTGTTGCATCCCTTCGTCTTGGCTCCGTGAAAAATTTCGGGATCCCAATAGGGAGAAGGGTGTTCATATCTAATCAGAACAATATTGATTCATATGTAATTAAATATTATTTTAGCCTCACTTAAACACAATCACACTAAATCACACACTAACAATGAAAAATTTACTCAGCCTGCTACTAATACTAGTAGTATCTACATGGCAATCTGCAGCTTGTACTACTGCGGTTATCTCTGGTAAACACACCAAAGACGGTCGCCCAATGATCTGGAAACTACGTGATACCGAAAGTTTCGAAAACAAAATGAAATACTTTACCGATGGAAAATATCCTTACATCGGCATGATCAATTCTAATGATGAAAAAGGAGAACAAGTTTGGGGTGGCTCCAATTCAGTTGGTTTCGCGATCATGAATTCTGCTTCCTTCAACGTAAACATGAGCGATACAACTTCTTTTAAGGATCAAGAAGGAAAGTTCATGAAGCTTGCACTACAGAAATGTGCTAACCTAGAAGAATTTGAGCAATTGCTAAAAGATCGCAAAAAACCAATGGGTCTAGCTGCACACTTTGGCGTATTGGATGCTGATGGCAATGTTGCTTTTTACGAAGTAAACAACCAAACATTTACAAAGTTTGACGCGAATGATCCTGCTCAAGCACCAAATGGCTACATCCTAAGAACCAATCACTCGTTTACTGGAAAAAAAGACATTGGCTATGGTTTTATCCGTCTTCAAACGGCTCAAAATATTTTTTATCAAGCCGATGCTTGCGGTAATATGAGTGCTCAGACAATCATTCAGAATTTTTCAAGATGTTTAAAGCATCCTGTATTGAAAAGAGATTTCAGAAAAGAGTTTGAGACTGTTCCTTATGGTCAAAACTTTGTAAACTCAGGAGATTTAATCACTCGTCATGGTTCATCATCAATGATCTTAATTGAAGGAATTAAAAAAGGCGAAGAAGCGAATATGAATACAATTTGGGCTCAAATAGGATTCCCAAATACTTCAATTGCACTACCTGTTTGGGTAAAAGGAGGCGCAAACCTACCAAAAGTACTGCAAGCTGATGGAGGTGAAAATTGCCCTTTAAATGCAATGGCAATGGAACTAAAAAACAAATGTTACCCTATTAGTCGTTCGGCAGGTTATAAATATTTAAATATTTCTGAGCTGATTAATTCAGACAAAACGGGGATTATCCAGAAATTGGAATATGCCGAAAAAGAGCTATTCAAATTTACTGAACTGAATCAAGAAAAGTGGCGCTCAAAGAAAGTTTCAAAACAAGATATTGAAGAATTCTACAATTTATTGGATAAATTTACTCTAGACACCTATGGTGGAATACTTGATGCAAAGGAATATCTAAAAATTAATAAGTAAATAAGAATTGAGTATTTAAGTTTCTCTTATATTCAATTCTTTGGAAAATTAGACATCTTACAACTTATAAGTACCCAATACACTTTAAATACTTTAGGTACTAAAAAATATTAAGTGAAGCACAGGACAAAATTGTTCTGTGCTTTTTGTATTTTAGAGCCTTAAATTGAGAATTACGAATTAGCAATTACGAATTACAAAATGAATTTTAAGTCAATATTTAAGTCCGCATTACCACATTTGGTATCCATTGTTGCCTTTATTATTATAGCATTCATCTATTTCCAACCAGCTTTGGAAGGGAAAGTGTACAAAAAAGGCGACTCGATAAATGCTTGGGGAGGGAAAAAAGAAATTATCGATTTTCGAAATGATACAGGCGAAGATCCACTATGGACCAACTCTATGTTTGGCGGAATGCCAGCCTATCAAATCAATGTCGATTATCAGGCAAAAGACATGTACTTCTTTAAGCAAATTATGGAGCTGCATACGCCTGATCCGGTTCGCTATTTACTACTATATCTTATCGGATTTTATATTCTGATGCTTTCACTTCGAATAAACCCTTGGCTGTCTTTAGCGGGAGCTATAGCTTATGCCTTTTCGACCTACTTTATCATTATTATAGGTGCTGGTCACCTTTGGAAAGTAAATGCGCTGGCTTTTATACCACCAGCTTTGGGCGGTATTCTCATGGTCTTTAGGGGGCGTTATCTGTGGGGTGGACTATTGGCAACCTTCTTCCTAATTATGGAGCTCTATTCCAACCATGTTCAAATGACTTATTACTTTGTCATCATGGTTTTCTGTATTGTGATATTCGAATTCTATCATCAATTAAAACAAAAGAACTTAGCCCATTTCTTTAAAGCTATTGGTGTTTTAGCCATCGCATCTATTATTGCACTGGGTGTTAATTTCACCAACTTATACAACTCATACGATTACACGAAATCAACAATTCGCGGGAAATCAGAACTTACTTTAGGCGATAAAGACAACAAAACTGCTGGAGTAGATAAAGATTATGGAACTTAATGGAGTTATGGTATTCAAGAAACATTAAGTTTTCTTATTCCTAATGTAAAAGGTGGAGGCGGTTCTCCGCAAGAAGGCATGCAAGTGTTGAACTACATTAATAGTGGCCAAATGAAAAGTGTTGGCGACTATTACGGATTAGAACAAGTTGACAACCATCATTATTGGGGAAATCAACCTTTTACAGTTGGGCCTGTTTACATCGGAGCAATCATTGTTTTTCTTTTCTTTTTAGGCTTATTTATTGTTGGTGGTCGCTTAAAATGGGGATTGTTAACTGCAACTATTCTGGCAATAATGCTCTCGTGGGGACATAATTTTCAGGGATTAACAGGAATCTTTTTCGATTATGTTCCTTTGTACAATAAATTTAGGGCTGTTTCATCAATTCTTATTATTGTTGAGCTTTGCATGCCTCTATTGGCCATACTTGCCGTTAAAAAAATTCTCGAAGAACCAGAAGTTTTAAAAAGCAAAATAAACATCTCATCTCTAAAAGTAAATGTACTCGTTATTCCTGCAACATTAACTGCTGGACTTGCCTTATTACTTTACCTATTACCTACTTTAGGATTAGATTTTCTGAGTGAATTCGAGCAAGGTTATTTCCAACAAATCAGCCAAGCCAATCCGAGTGCAATAGCATTTATTACCCAAATCCAAAACGACTTGGTGGATGCTAGAATAGCTATTTTTAGAGCAGATGCCTTAAGAACGATCCTTTTCATTGGCCTTGCCTTGATTGCTTTATTCGTTTTCTACAAAAAATACATCAAAACAGAACTTTTTATTGTTGCGCTTATTGTTCTTGTTGTGGCCGACTTGTATCCAATCAACAAGCGATTTACTACAAATGACAATTTTGTTGATAAGAAAGATTTGAATTTGGCTTACATGCCAACCATGGCTGATTATCAAATTCTTCAATCTGAAATAAAGAAAAAACCTGAGCTGCAATCAATCGTTAAGGATGCGGTAACGAAATATACACGTGAGCATAAAAAGTCGAGTGATTACGAAAAAGTAGCTGCACAGCTTTGGGCAGTAACCTACAATACGAATTATCGTGTTTTTGAAAAAGCAGGTTCACCATTCAAAAATGCACGAACTTCTTACTACCACAAGTCAATAGGAGGTTATCATGGAGCTAAATTGCGTCGAATTCAGGAATTGTACGATTACCACATCGAAAAAGGCAATGTGAAAGTCTTAAACATGCTTAACGCTCGCTACCTAATTACACAAGGAGAA contains:
- a CDS encoding carcinine hydrolase/isopenicillin-N N-acyltransferase family protein, whose amino-acid sequence is MKNLLSLLLILVVSTWQSAACTTAVISGKHTKDGRPMIWKLRDTESFENKMKYFTDGKYPYIGMINSNDEKGEQVWGGSNSVGFAIMNSASFNVNMSDTTSFKDQEGKFMKLALQKCANLEEFEQLLKDRKKPMGLAAHFGVLDADGNVAFYEVNNQTFTKFDANDPAQAPNGYILRTNHSFTGKKDIGYGFIRLQTAQNIFYQADACGNMSAQTIIQNFSRCLKHPVLKRDFRKEFETVPYGQNFVNSGDLITRHGSSSMILIEGIKKGEEANMNTIWAQIGFPNTSIALPVWVKGGANLPKVLQADGGENCPLNAMAMELKNKCYPISRSAGYKYLNISELINSDKTGIIQKLEYAEKELFKFTELNQEKWRSKKVSKQDIEEFYNLLDKFTLDTYGGILDAKEYLKINK
- a CDS encoding YfhO family protein produces the protein MKSVGDYYGLEQVDNHHYWGNQPFTVGPVYIGAIIVFLFFLGLFIVGGRLKWGLLTATILAIMLSWGHNFQGLTGIFFDYVPLYNKFRAVSSILIIVELCMPLLAILAVKKILEEPEVLKSKINISSLKVNVLVIPATLTAGLALLLYLLPTLGLDFLSEFEQGYFQQISQANPSAIAFITQIQNDLVDARIAIFRADALRTILFIGLALIALFVFYKKYIKTELFIVALIVLVVADLYPINKRFTTNDNFVDKKDLNLAYMPTMADYQILQSEIKKKPELQSIVKDAVTKYTREHKKSSDYEKVAAQLWAVTYNTNYRVFEKAGSPFKNARTSYYHKSIGGYHGAKLRRIQELYDYHIEKGNVKVLNMLNARYLITQGEKGLQANFNPDALGAVWLVNSYKTVANSNEEIMALHAFNPAIEALVDKRFEDQLQGLNIVSDSTASIEMKEYSPNAISYDYKANSDQLAVFSEMYYQPGWNAYIDGKEAKHFRANYVLRGMRLPAGNHQIEFKFEPKAYFIGENISLASMILFFILLAGGIVLGVKNLILQSRKND